In candidate division KSB1 bacterium, the sequence AATTTATAACGGCTGGTCGATAATGGGACAATATCCCGAATCGCATCGATATTCACGATATATGACCGATGCACTCGGACAAATTGATCGGGATTCAGCCGCTGTTCGAGATGGTTGAGGGACTGCTGGATGAGGTAGGATTCTTTGTGGGTTCGAATTTCGGCATAATCATCCATCGCTTTAATGGCGCTGATTTCTCGGCAATGGATGATCACAATTTTGCCAGCCTGTTTGATCAAAAGTCGCTCCAGATAGGGTTGGGAACCTCGCAGGGATTGCAATAATTTTTGTAACGAGTCATCTCGCTGCTGGCTCGATACGATTTGGTGCACAGCCCGATCGACCGCCATTTGAAACCGCTCGGCATCATAAGGCTTGAGCAGATAATCGATAGCATTGACCTCAAAGGCTTTGATGGCATATTGATCGTACGCCGTGGAAAAGATCACTCTGGGCGGATCTTCCAGCATTTCCAGCAATTCGAAGCCATTGATCTCGGGCATTTGGATATCAAGAAACATCAAATCAGGCTGGTGCTGGTCGATAGCATCCAGCGCTTCGTGGGCATCCCGACATTCAGCCACAATTTGGATTCGGGGATGATCATCCAGATATTCTTTAATGATATCTCGCCCTAATTTTTCGTCGTCAATAATTATTGCTTTGATCGTTTGCATTGCTTCAATCCAATAGCTTGATCTCTGAACTGATTCCATCGCTCCGAGCAATGGCATCAGTTTTGTAATGGCAGTTTGAATTCCACTTTAAATTTGTTTGCCTCTGATTGATCGATCTGCCATGCGTAATTTGCGCCGTACATCCGATCCAATCGCTGGCGAATATTCGTGAGAGAAATGCCATTGCTTGCTGAAGTGGCGGGTTTCGACGACCTGTCACCACCAGTTTCATTGATAACGGTACCAACGATCTGGTCATCGATGCGCCTGATCGATAACGAAATCGTCCCGCCAGTTCGGGTGCTGGCGATGCCGTGTTTTACAGCATTTTCGAGCAACGGTTGCAGCAGCATGGCTGGAAACGGCTTGGTCAGCAAATCGGGATCGATGTCCTCCTTGAAAATCATCTTGTCTCCAAATCGCATTTGCTCGATGGCCAAATAGGTATGCACCAATTCCAACTCTTCTTTGAACGGGATCATTAATTTATCATGGGTCTCAAGGGACATCCGCAGCAAATCGGATAGATGGGCAATCATCTTTCTTGCCGATAAAGGATCTTTGGTGACCA encodes:
- a CDS encoding LytTR family DNA-binding domain-containing protein → MQTIKAIIIDDEKLGRDIIKEYLDDHPRIQIVAECRDAHEALDAIDQHQPDLMFLDIQMPEINGFELLEMLEDPPRVIFSTAYDQYAIKAFEVNAIDYLLKPYDAERFQMAVDRAVHQIVSSQQRDDSLQKLLQSLRGSQPYLERLLIKQAGKIVIIHCREISAIKAMDDYAEIRTHKESYLIQQSLNHLEQRLNPDQFVRVHRSYIVNIDAIRDIVPLSTSRYKLYLKDGKEIYVSRLGYKKLARFMI